Proteins co-encoded in one Daphnia carinata strain CSIRO-1 chromosome 3, CSIRO_AGI_Dcar_HiC_V3, whole genome shotgun sequence genomic window:
- the LOC130685482 gene encoding molybdenum cofactor sulfurase-like — protein sequence MPSRSNDCGSFVYLKESHTSVIGMREYFKRNFPCYALPSDDISTYFNLESHNPIREKIHVKANLASSVSQGKKVETEVAKESEKTAPTSNSLFVFPAQCNFSGFKYPLELISYSQQGALSDISCDLCLNKELLNNKEESKKAWFCLLDAASYVGTNQLDLSVWQPDMVAISFYKMFRYPTGLGALIVHQRANHVLHKKYVGGGTVEIVSSSRDFHVARHVLQEKFENGTANFLSILALRHGMRELKNLVSTMDNVSIHTFRLGQLLYVSLCQLKHANGKSLVKIYSYAEFTDRQRQGAIVTFNLMAENGDYIGYAYVEKMLTLYDVHVRIGCFCSPAACQRFLKLSEEDLCSHYMSGHQCGDENDLIHGRPTGAVRVSFGYMSQRKDVMQFVVILRECFLQGLAFKYNMAPAPRNDIAETLLDPVRQNRTNFELVGIHVYPIKSCGSFSPKTWPISKSGLLYDRHWVIVNDAGIALTQKREPKLCLIRPSIDLERNKLILQYHGTELSISMDINDHYTFLDGDNGANLRKICGKVVQLAQCESAVNQWLSEVIGRPALKLLRCSILDSSLVNNSPFLLLNYSSVNSLKEQLKSTDLELSLTEEYLTRFRGNFVVQSANAFEEDGLEKVKIGPFVFQNVGPCFRCQMVCVDQNTAVRSREALAVLANTRGKKMPFGICLEMCSNVNGAQVIEIGYPISLDTSDVKR from the exons ATGCCATCCCGTTCAAATGACTGTGGGTCCTTTGTATACCTTAAAGAAAGTCACACTTCAGTTATTGGCATGAgggaatattttaaaagaaattttccatGTTATGCGTTACCATCTGACGACATTAGCACATATTTTAATTTGGAAAGCCATAATCCTATTCGTGAAAAGATACACGTAAAAGCCAATCTTGCTTCTTCAGTTTCTcagggaaaaaaag tagAAACAGAGGTTGcgaaagaaagcgaaaaaacgGCGCCGACATCAAATTCATTGTTCGTCTTCCCAGCGCAATGCAATTTCAGTGGCTTCAAATATCCTTTAGAGCTTATATCATATTCGCAACAGGGAGCCCTCTCTGACATCAGCTGTGATTTATGTTTGAACAAAGAACTTCTAAATAATAAGgaggaaagcaaaaaagcCTGGTTTTGTCTTTTGGATGCCGCCTCTTATGTAGGCACCAATCAGCTAGATCTCTCTGTTTGGCAACCAGATATGGTAGCAATATCTTTTTACAAGATGTTTCGTTATCCAACAG GTTTAGGTGCTTTAATCGTTCATCAGCGTGCTAATCATGTCCTACATAAAAAG TATGTTGGCGGAGGGACGGTGGAAATTGTTTCGTCTTCTCGCGACTTTCATGTGGCACGCCATGTTCTACaggaaaa GTTTGAAAATGGGACTGCAAATTTTCTCTCCATACTCGCACTCCGCCATGGCATGCGGGAGCTTAAAAATCTTGTATCAACAATGGATAATGTGTCTATCCACACATTTCGGCTGGGGCAATTGTTGTATGTTTCCCTGTGCCAACTGAAGCATGCGAACGGAAAAAGTTTAGTGAAAATATATTCCTACGCGGAATTCACTGATCGGCAACGCCAGGGTGCCATTGTCACTTTCAATCTGATGGCGGAAAACGGCGATTACATTGGATATGCTTAT GTCGAAAAAATGCTTACTTTGTACGATGTTCACGTGAGAATAGGTTGCTTCTGCAGTCCTGCCGCTTGCCAACGATTTCTTAAATTATCAGAAGAGGATTTATGTTCCCATTATATG TCTGGTCATCAATGTGGCGATGAAAATGACTTAATTCACGGAAGGCCAACTGGCGCAGTTCGTGTTTCGTTTGGTTACATGTCACAAAGAAAGGACGTCATGCAGTTCGTGGTTATATTACGAGAGTGCTTTTTGCAAGGTCTAGCTTTCAAAT ATAATATGGCACCGGCACCGAGAAATGACATTGCAGAAACCTTACTGGATCCCGTTCGGCAGAATCGAACTAATTTTGAATTAGTAGGCATTCACGTCTACCCGATAAAGTCATGTGGCAGTTTCAGTCCAAAAACATGGCCGATTTCTAAGTCTGGGCTATTATATGACCGACACTGGGTTATCGTAAATGATGCCGGCATAGCTTTGACACAAAAGCGCGAGCCAAAACTCTG TTTGATTCGACCAAGCATCGATTTAGAACGAAACAAACTTATTTTACAATACCATGGCACGGAATTGTCAATCAGCATGGATATCAACGACCATTATACGTTCTTGGACGGCGACAATGGAGCAAATCTCAGGAAGATATGCGGAAAAGTCGTCCAGTTAGCTCAGTGCGAATCTGCGGTCAATCAGTGGCTGAGCGAA GTGATCGGCCGACCTGCTCTGAAACTGTTGCGCTGTTCAATTTTAGATTCATCACTGGTGAATAATTCTCCCTTTTTGCTACTTAATTATAGCAGCGTGAATAGTTTGAAGGAGCAGCTTAAAAGTACGGATTTGGAATTGTCTTTAACG GAAGAATACCTGACTAGATTTCGAGGCAATTTCGTTGTACAGAGTGCAAATGCTTTTGAAGAAGATGGTttggaaaaagtaaaaataggGCCCTTTGTTTTTCAG AATGTCGGTCCATGTTTCCGATGTCAGATGGTGTGTGTTGATCAAAACACTGCCGTCCGAAGTCGCGAAGCATTAGCAGTTCTGGCAAATAcccgagggaaaaaaatgccatttgGAATTTGTCTTGAAATGTGTTCCAACGTTAATGGTGCGCAagttattgaaattggctaTCCAATTTCGCTAGATACATCTGATGTAAAGAGATGA
- the LOC130685483 gene encoding LOW QUALITY PROTEIN: uncharacterized protein LOC130685483 (The sequence of the model RefSeq protein was modified relative to this genomic sequence to represent the inferred CDS: deleted 2 bases in 1 codon) produces the protein MNFVSTYKRECLLKGTSPLHAIESSWPDTILNFKFLRIPSSEWDPVLAALRKNFSVKKICVTIDVDLKSKNHIHMTKLKHLHPFVQSLLIHLNNSQHLTELFLVGIPFSVADLDCVSKGIVNSNSLEHICFAESKIGDPYVVIQPISAPVSDRLVSNRIGQMVVHRDTFSKEMKLITKTQNSPIKTRHESKNKAKGSNDGLANDASFSQLVHPRNDNFVKRVSPNNAELQITQIHDEVRTVKAKIATLEEEVRELSIKNKTSSGSMMISSSPKFAESDGLSSTFTRSVLMCLRQLQDLLRELKITSSVPHHCQAKVQGQEIQVILDAVYAAARQFDPKANQAKSEKVTSENCSLRGSTKTVNYKAEKSGKSCEYTSGDFHKVCQGQSMISDKENTTTTEDLATLSRTMSLVASLFNEHSPMNDPSQIMQEPSAVSHHDSSRSTTSNLLVNSLKSLRTSLEGFLSVCSQEQAGSHNSTCFNSFCTSSASSRPISNSSTEMRTKVSNDSLPHSDTKQTKKIWLEKDSIPSPPSSTINLSSIVDLLGNFSIDDIGSSTLTPP, from the exons ATGAATTTTGTCTCGACGTATAAGCGAGAATGTCTCTTGAAAGGAACCTCACCCTTGCACGCCATCGAATCATCTTGGCCAGATACCATTCTAAATTTCAAGTTTCTTAGAATCCCATCATCTGAGTGGGATCCGGTTTTGGCCGCTTTAAGGAAAAACTTttccgtaaaaaaaatttgcgtGACTATCGATGTTGatttgaaatccaaaaacCATATCCACATGACTAAGTTGAAACATCTCCACCCATTTGTCCAAAGCCTGCTCATTCATTTGAATAACAGTCAACACTTAACTGAGCTCTTTTTGGTTGGAATACCTTTTAGTGTTGCAGACCTGGATTGTGTCAGTAAG GGCATTGTTAATTCAAATTCATTAGAACATATTTGCTTTGCAGAAAGCAAGATTGGTGATCCTTACGTCGTCATTCAGCCCATCTCCGCTCCGGTGTCAGATCGCTTGGTGTCAAATAGAATAGGGCAAATGGTTGTGCATCGTGATACGTTTTCGAAAGAAATGAAGCTAATTACTAAAACTCAGAACTCTCCCATTAAAACTAGACATGAGTCAAAAAATAA AGCAAAGGGATCAAACGATGGATTGGCAAATGATGCATCGTTCAGTCAACTTGTACATCCAAG aaaTGATAATTTCGTGAAGAGAGTTTCGCCAAATAATGCGGAGTTACAAATTACTCAAATACATGACGAGGTCAGAACAGTTAAAGCAAAAATTGCGACATTAGAGGAGGAAGTGAGAGAGCTCagtataaaaaacaaaacctcTTCAGGAAGCATGATGATATCGAGCTCCCCCAAATTTGCTGAAAGCGACGGGCTTAGTAGTACTTTTACCCGAAGTGTGCTAATGTGTTTGAGGCAACTTCAGGACTTATTGAGAGAACTGAAGATTACTTCCTCTGTCCCTCACCATTGTCAAGCAAAAGTTCAAGGTCAAGAAATTCAAGTAATTCTCGATGCCGTGTATGCGGCCGCGCGTCAGTTTGACCCTAAAGCAAACCAagcaaaatcggaaaaa gTGACTAGCGAGAACTGTTCGCTTAGGGGAAGCACGAAAACCGTGAATTACAAG GCGGAAAAATCAGGTAAAAGTTGCGAATACACTTCTGGCGACTTTCACAAAGTTTGCCAAGGCCAAAGTATGATCTCAGACAAAGAAAATACGACAACCACAGAAGATCTTGCAACACTTTCCCGGACTATGAGTTTGGTTGCATCTCTATTTAACGAACACTCGCCAATGAACGATCCTTCACAAATTATGCAAGAACCGTCAGCTGTTAGCCACCATGATTCCTCAAGAAGTACAACAAGCAATCTTCTTGTGAATTCCTTGAAAAGCCTACGAACGAGTTTGGAAGGATTTTT AAGCGTTTGTTCCCAAGAACAAGCAGGCTCGCATAACAGTACatgtttcaattctttttgtaCATCCAGTGCTTCAAGTCGGCCAATTTCGAACAGCTCAACTGAAATGCGGACTAAAGTCTCAAATGATTCTCTTCCGCATTCTGACAccaaacagacaaaaaaaatttggcttGAAAAAGACAGCATCCCATCGCCACCGTCATCAACCATCAACTTGTCATCTATTGTCGATCTTTTGGGCAACTTCAGCATTGATGATATTGGCAGCAGTACGCTGACACCTCCGTAA